The following coding sequences are from one Shewanella putrefaciens window:
- the thiS gene encoding sulfur carrier protein ThiS, with protein sequence MILIHINNIPQLLSEPTSLEAVILAQNIALDSVAIVLNAEVVPRNRWQSILCQNEDKLELFSAVAGG encoded by the coding sequence ATGATTTTAATTCACATAAACAATATCCCGCAGTTGTTATCTGAACCGACGTCACTAGAGGCTGTGATCCTCGCACAAAATATTGCGCTCGATTCAGTTGCTATCGTGTTGAATGCTGAGGTCGTTCCGCGCAATCGCTGGCAATCTATTCTCTGCCAAAATGAAGATAAATTAGAACTTTTTTCAGCAGTGGCGGGAGGCTAA
- a CDS encoding thiazole synthase: MLKIADVEFESRLFTGTGKFSNSQVMLEAIRASKSQLVTVAMKRIDFKIGLDDLLTPLRQVGVQLLPNTSGARNAKEAVFAAELAREMLGTRWIKLEIHPDPKYLMPDAIETLEAARILCEKGFIVLPYVHADPVLCRRLEEVGCAAVMPLASPIGSNQGLVTESFLKIIIEQARVPVVIDAGIGAPSQAARAMELGADAVLVNTAIASSASPIVMAECFKEAVQCGRRAFEAGLGRVQTGAVQTSPLTGFLNQ, translated from the coding sequence ATGTTAAAGATTGCCGATGTGGAATTTGAATCACGGTTATTTACCGGAACGGGAAAATTTAGCAATAGCCAAGTGATGCTTGAGGCAATAAGGGCTTCAAAATCGCAGTTAGTCACAGTTGCGATGAAAAGAATTGATTTTAAAATTGGGCTTGATGATTTACTCACGCCGTTACGTCAAGTGGGTGTACAGCTATTGCCTAATACTTCTGGGGCGAGAAACGCCAAGGAAGCGGTGTTTGCGGCTGAGCTTGCCCGTGAAATGCTGGGAACTCGTTGGATTAAGCTCGAAATCCATCCAGACCCTAAGTACCTAATGCCCGATGCGATTGAAACCTTAGAGGCGGCCAGAATCCTTTGTGAGAAAGGCTTTATCGTGTTGCCCTACGTGCATGCCGATCCTGTGCTGTGCCGTCGTTTGGAAGAAGTGGGCTGCGCTGCTGTTATGCCACTGGCGAGTCCGATTGGCAGTAATCAAGGTTTAGTCACTGAAAGCTTTTTAAAAATCATCATAGAGCAGGCGCGGGTGCCAGTGGTGATTGACGCTGGCATTGGCGCACCTTCACAGGCTGCGCGGGCAATGGAGCTGGGCGCCGATGCTGTGCTCGTCAACACCGCCATCGCCAGCAGCGCGTCGCCGATAGTGATGGCCGAGTGCTTTAAAGAGGCGGTGCAATGCGGCAGACGGGCCTTTGAAGCTGGGCTTGGCCGAGTACAAACGGGCGCGGTACAGACCAGTCCTCTGACAGGATTTTTAAATCAATGA
- the thiH gene encoding 2-iminoacetate synthase ThiH: MSFVAEFANIPRDKLLLDLYSCTAQDVERALVNPAGDLRSLLALLSPAAEPYIETMAQQSAALTRQRFGANLGMYLPLYVSNLCANECDYCGFSMSNKLKRKTLNKQELMAEIAIIKGRGFDSILLVSGEHETKVGIDYFKQMLLLVKQQFSHVAMEVQPMSEDHYCQLVALGLDAVMIYQETYQPETYARHHSRGKKMDFAYRLATPDRVAAAGVDKIGLGVLLGLDDWRLDALMMGYHLDYLERRYWRTRFSISLPRLRPCTGGITPKVILSDLGLVQMICAFRLFNHQLDISMSTRESPELRDNLLPLGITQISAGSSTQPGGYQAPDSQLDQFEISDDRSVEQVIEQMQRQGFNPIFKDWESAWINS; the protein is encoded by the coding sequence ATGAGTTTTGTAGCGGAATTTGCCAACATCCCACGGGATAAACTGTTACTCGATTTGTATTCTTGCACAGCCCAAGATGTCGAGCGGGCGTTAGTGAATCCAGCAGGGGATTTACGCAGCTTACTGGCCTTGTTATCACCTGCGGCTGAACCTTATATTGAAACCATGGCGCAGCAATCTGCGGCGCTTACGCGGCAGCGATTTGGCGCGAATCTTGGCATGTATTTACCGCTATATGTCTCGAATCTGTGCGCTAATGAATGTGATTACTGTGGTTTTAGCATGAGTAACAAACTCAAACGCAAAACCTTGAATAAACAGGAGTTGATGGCTGAAATAGCCATTATCAAAGGCAGAGGTTTTGATTCTATTTTACTGGTGTCGGGTGAGCATGAAACTAAGGTCGGTATCGATTATTTCAAGCAAATGTTGCTGCTTGTGAAGCAGCAATTTAGCCATGTGGCGATGGAGGTTCAGCCCATGAGTGAGGACCATTATTGCCAGTTAGTCGCGCTAGGTTTAGATGCTGTGATGATTTATCAGGAGACCTATCAGCCCGAGACTTATGCTCGTCACCATTCCCGAGGTAAAAAAATGGATTTTGCCTATCGTTTAGCAACACCGGACAGAGTTGCGGCGGCGGGGGTCGATAAAATTGGTCTTGGGGTGTTACTGGGGCTGGATGATTGGCGTTTAGATGCGTTAATGATGGGATATCATCTTGACTATTTAGAGCGTCGCTATTGGCGCACTCGCTTTAGTATTTCGCTGCCAAGGTTAAGGCCTTGTACTGGCGGGATCACCCCAAAAGTTATTCTATCGGATTTAGGTTTAGTACAAATGATTTGTGCATTTAGACTTTTTAATCATCAGCTTGATATCAGTATGTCGACAAGGGAAAGCCCTGAGCTGAGGGATAATCTTTTGCCACTTGGAATTACTCAAATCAGTGCTGGCAGCTCGACACAACCGGGCGGCTATCAAGCACCCGACAGTCAACTCGATCAATTTGAGATAAGCGATGATCGCAGCGTCGAGCAAGTCATCGAACAGATGCAACGGCAGGGTTTTAATCCAATATTCAAGGATTGGGAATCTGCATGGATAAACAGCTAG
- a CDS encoding putative metalloprotease CJM1_0395 family protein — translation MSAVALSPKVGASPTSVLEHDKSFGQSRTYQETNGQSSQPVKLNSPKIEASGVFEPSFSNALAHGGSAVTITKANPLSSKHVSTSSSDISVTVNQTLNTDNIVSSQNVAVLHAEPASFSLLTGPRSIRGVREGQIATVAPNDFSPLATSNGQSSTTALLTPALTLFVPDGRHISALTPELMTGDYSPVAQIQGSQVHSGIKDVSLTPEIPNANVPEYANKQVIPSANTRNTVITDGTDSSISYPQTEQTDNQAKNVPPQKSPEERFIEMFGKATPFKSGDNEEDDKTEESKQQALAAIFTNDAGKEQTEQAEAEASKQLDEQTQAQKVQEKIAEQQRVQVAELKARDAEVKAHEHAHATVGGQYAQTPNFKYEKGVDGQRYATDGEVQIDVSIVAGDPLATINKMKQVYAAAMAPVDPSSADIRVAAEALKKMNEAKALLAEERQKQIIDLETTQTLIEADAQVENLPPLKPHTFTVTGEVDAAGNIVQPQDSGITPVSELIDRIKQGIEAKDNIQAQVSSTTVASVNEQTQSEIKDDITQPIEPPTATLAINSDRLDMGNMKPNSAVINRFDSSNLKNETMATRYYAAVAQLNQPVSSL, via the coding sequence ATGTCTGCCGTGGCGCTGTCACCCAAGGTTGGAGCGTCACCCACTTCTGTTTTGGAACATGATAAGTCGTTTGGACAGAGCCGTACTTATCAAGAAACGAATGGACAAAGTAGTCAGCCTGTTAAGCTGAACTCTCCAAAAATAGAAGCGAGTGGGGTATTTGAACCATCATTTTCTAATGCGCTAGCGCATGGTGGCTCTGCTGTTACTATAACGAAAGCAAATCCACTATCAAGTAAGCACGTTTCTACCTCATCCAGTGATATTTCCGTCACCGTAAATCAGACGTTAAATACTGATAATATTGTTTCTTCTCAGAATGTTGCAGTCTTACATGCGGAGCCTGCCAGTTTTAGCCTATTGACGGGCCCACGCTCAATACGGGGGGTGAGAGAAGGGCAAATAGCCACAGTTGCACCCAACGATTTTTCACCCTTGGCGACATCAAACGGACAATCCAGTACCACGGCTTTATTAACCCCAGCGTTAACACTTTTTGTTCCAGATGGGAGACACATCTCTGCTTTAACACCAGAGCTAATGACTGGAGATTATTCTCCTGTTGCTCAAATACAGGGCTCACAGGTCCATTCAGGGATAAAAGATGTGTCATTGACTCCTGAAATACCCAATGCCAATGTTCCTGAATATGCAAATAAGCAGGTGATTCCTTCAGCGAATACAAGGAATACCGTTATTACAGATGGTACTGATAGTTCTATTTCTTATCCTCAGACTGAGCAAACTGATAATCAGGCAAAGAATGTTCCGCCACAAAAGAGTCCTGAGGAGCGGTTTATTGAGATGTTTGGCAAAGCAACCCCTTTTAAATCAGGTGATAATGAGGAGGATGACAAAACTGAGGAGAGTAAGCAGCAAGCTCTAGCTGCAATTTTTACGAATGATGCTGGTAAGGAACAAACAGAACAAGCAGAAGCAGAAGCTTCAAAACAATTGGATGAACAAACACAAGCTCAAAAGGTTCAAGAGAAGATTGCTGAGCAGCAACGTGTTCAAGTTGCAGAGCTTAAAGCCCGAGATGCGGAAGTTAAAGCCCATGAACATGCTCATGCAACCGTTGGTGGACAATATGCCCAAACGCCAAATTTTAAATATGAAAAAGGAGTTGATGGACAACGTTATGCCACTGATGGAGAAGTGCAGATCGATGTTTCTATTGTGGCAGGTGATCCGCTAGCAACAATCAACAAAATGAAGCAAGTATATGCTGCAGCAATGGCTCCAGTTGATCCATCGAGTGCAGATATTCGCGTTGCGGCTGAAGCATTAAAAAAGATGAATGAAGCGAAAGCATTACTTGCAGAGGAACGTCAGAAACAAATCATCGATTTAGAAACGACTCAAACCTTGATCGAAGCTGATGCGCAGGTTGAGAATTTACCGCCGCTTAAGCCGCATACTTTTACCGTTACAGGGGAGGTTGATGCTGCAGGCAATATTGTTCAACCACAAGATAGCGGCATAACACCCGTATCTGAGCTTATCGATAGAATAAAGCAAGGCATTGAAGCAAAGGATAATATTCAGGCACAAGTCTCATCTACCACTGTTGCCTCTGTAAATGAGCAAACTCAATCAGAGATAAAAGATGACATAACCCAGCCTATTGAACCACCCACAGCAACATTAGCAATAAACTCTGACAGGCTAGATATGGGAAATATGAAGCCGAATTCTGCGGTAATAAACCGTTTTGACTCATCAAATTTAAAGAACGAAACTATGGCAACCCGTTATTACGCTGCGGTTGCACAATTGAATCAGCCAGTTTCAAGCCTCTAA